The nucleotide window CAGCGGCGATCACAAACTTTTTCATCTGATGTCCTCCCAGACATTTCAATATGGCGGCCGGTTGATCGGCCGGACAGCACCGGGGCTGGTCGCGAGTCTTATGGCAAGGCCCGTGCCAAATCGCATCAGAGGTCGATAAAACGCAGATTTCTCTAATTTTGGAATGCGCAATAGACACTCATCTTCGCGGAATACCCTCAAATGTGGGTCGGTTGCGACACAGACACTTCTTTGAATGTGTCGATTTCGACACATTTTTTGCATCAAAATGCCTTATTGCCAAAGCGCGCCGCTGTTCGGATCGTGATGAAGCGGTGTTGCCAGGGCCTTCAACTTCTCCGGATTACGAACAACAAATATGCCATCTATCCGTCCGTCCCCGTCGTAGCTCAGTGTCAGAGCAGTTACGACGCGCATGTTTTCCAGAACGACAATCCCGCGAAGACCGTTGATGCTGCAAGGTAATACAGGGGCACCTCCCCACAAGCGCCGAAGGATCAGCGCAACATATTTGGCCACATCTCCACGCCCCTCTAGGACACGGCCCAACGCGGTCGTCTTGCCGCCGCCATCAGACTGAAACCGAACCGTTTCTGAAAGCAGACCGCTGAGCTGTTCCGTAGACCCGCTTTCGAGCGCTTCCAGAAAAGCAGACAACATGCGTTTTTGATGGTCGGGGGGTGGCACAAAACGCGAGGCCGGGTCCTTGATATGCTTGGCAGCGCGAGACACAAGCTGTCGACAAGAGGGCACGCTGAGGTTCAAGGTTTCAGCGACGTCCTCATAAGGGGTGCCAAAGACCTCACGCAACAGATAAGCGGCGCGCTCTTTCGGGCTTAGCCGCTCCAAAAGCAACAGAAATGCTGTCGTCAATGATTGCGCCCGGTTCAGGTCTGCCTCCGGATCAGTGTCGCCGGCCAGCTGAAGCGGTTCGGGTATCCACGGACCCACATAGTCGAGCCGTTTTCTATGGGCTGCCTTCAAACCGTCCAGACAGCGGTTGGTACAGATTGTCGTCAGATAGGCATCTGCGTTGGCCACAGATGCCTTGTCCAGTTTCTGCCAGCTCAAGAACGTGTCCTGAACGGCGTCTTCGGCATCGGCCATGGAGCCGAGCATGCGATAAGCCAACCCAAGCAGGCGCGGGCGGGCAGTTTCAAACATGTCCATGTCCGATGCCTGTCTCATATCAGTGGTTTGAGACCTGAACCCGATTCCAGAGGTTTATCATGGCAATAGCCGCTGTGATTGCGCTGATCTGGGCATCTTCGAAGTGATTGCGCAAGTCGGCACGCAAGCGGCCATAGTCGGTGTCCGGGTTCAAATCGGTCAGGGCTTCCGTCCAGGCAAAGGCTGCTTTTTCAGCCGGCGTGAAATCGTCGACGTGACGCCAGACAACAAGTCTCTGCAACCGCTCCTGGCTTTCTCCATCTGCCAATGCTTCTTCCGTGTGCATCTTGACGCAGAATGCGCACTGATTCATCTGGGACGCCCGCAAGTCAACCAGATGGCGCAGTTTGGGAGCCAAGTCGGCATTTCCGATTTCACCGCTGGCGGCTATGAAGCTCTTTGCGACTGTGGGGATGTTCTGGTGGTGATTGACGGGAGTAACGTTGGTCATAAGTGTCTTCCATGCAATTTTGTTGGGACTACACACTGATGACGATCAAGCGACTGTGTTTGTGACATCGCAAAAGAAAATCTCTCAAAATGCTGCAAGTTCGTAAAATCCGGGAGCCTTGGAAGTTCCCTGATTGTTGGACTAAGCCGACAGCACTTCGTCTTTTCCGAGCTCGTATTTTCGCATCTTTTCATAAAGCGCCTTGCGGGACAGGCCCAGGTTTTCGTAGGTCGGCTTGATGGCCCCATCATTGCGTTTGAGCTCCGCAGCGATCAGCGTTCGCTCATAGCTGGCAACCTGCTCAAAAAGGGTAGCGCCGGCTCCGGACTGCACCTCAGGCATCTGCTCCAGCCCCAGAACGAACCTGTCTGCAACATTGCGCAGTTCACGCACGTTTCCGGGCCAGTCCCGCGTCATCAATCCAGCCAGATAATCATCCCCGATATCCGGGATTTCCCGCCTGTACCGTGCTCTGGCTTCAACTGTCAGGTGACGAAAGAGCAGAGGAATATCTTCCAAACGGTCGCGCAGGGGCGGGATCGCGACGTTGACGACATTCAACCGGTAAAAAAGATCAAGCCGGAAACGCCCTTCCTTGCCCGCCGCCTCCAGATCCTCTTTGGTTGCCGCGATAAAACGCACGTCGAGTTCAATAGGCTTGTTGGAGCCAAGCCGCTCGATCGTCCTGTTTTCGATGACACGCAAGAGTTTCACTTGAAGCTCCAGAGGCATCGATTCGATTTCATCCAGGAAAACCGTGCCGCCATGGGCATGTTCCAGCTTTCCAATGCGTTGCCCGCTGGCGCCTGTGAAAGCGCCCTTTTCGTGACCGAAGAGCTCCGATTCTATGATTTCCGCAGGCAATGCGCCGCAATTGAGCGCGACAAACGGTTTGTCCTTGCGCGGCCCTTCATCATGCAGAGCTCTTGAAACAACTTCCTTTCCCGAGCCGGTTTCGCCAAGGATCAACACATCCGCGTCCGTGGCCGCAAGCGCCGTCACATTTCGGCGCAGCAGCTCCATTGCCGGAGTCCGGCCTACCAGACGGCTCTCCAGACCAGTCCGGTCTGCGAGCTCTTCTCTGAGTTTCCTGTTTTCCAAAACAAGGCGGCGCCTGTCGAGCGCGCGTTCGACAACGGAGGCCAGGTGAGAAACCGAGAAGGGTTTTTCCAGAAAGTCATAGGCGCCCGCGCGCATGGCCTCGACCGCAAGCGGGACATCACCATGTCCCGTAATCAGCACGACCGGCAGCGCTGGATCAATTTCGAATGCCTGTTTCATAACCTGGAAACCGTCGGTTCCGGGCATTCTGATATCCGTGATCAGCACACCATAAAAATCGCGGCTGATCCGTTCCAGGGCCTCTTCGGCAACACCCGTCGCAAACACATCCTGGCCGGACAGTTCCAGGCCTTGGCCAAGGGATCTGCGCAGATCCTCTTCATCATCAACCAGCAAAACGGTGGCGTGGTCCATAAACTGCATCTTCCTATTCGGCCGCGAGGACAGTTTCGTCCGCCACCGGCAACCGCATTGTGAACACCGCGCCGCCGTCGTCGAGATTTGACGCTTTCAGCGAGCCGGAAAAGTCATGGACGATCTTGTAGGCGATCGACAAGCCCAAACCGAGCCCGGCCCCGACCTCCTTCGTTGTGAAGAAAGGGTCGAATATCTGCGGCAACACCTCGCCATCTATTCCCGGTCCATTGTCAGACACGGTCAGCACGGCCTCGGTACCCTGACGATGCAACGAGAGTTTTACATGAGGCAGTGGATTTGCGCCGACAGCATCCACGGCATTGGAGAGCAGATTGATCACCACCTGCTCAAGCCGAATGCGGCCCCCCTTAACGATGATGTCCTGTTCGGGCAGGTCGAGATCAAGCCGCACTTCTTTCTGCTTGATCTGCGGCTGAAGAAGCAGCGTTGCCTCATCGATCACCTGCCGCAACGAAACCGGCTTGATGTCTGTCCCCGATTTGCGTGTGAAGCCTTTCAGCGTTTTCGCAATTTCAGCCATCCGTGCCACCATGCCGCCAATCCTGGAAAGATTGGTTTTGGCCTCATCGGCCCGGTTCCGATCGATCAGCATGCCGGCAATTTCGGCATCGGAACGAATGGCGGCAAGCGGTTGATTGTATTCGTGGCTCAAGGCCGCCGACATGCGCCCGAGCGTCGCCAGTTTGGCGGCCTGAACCAATTCAGCCTGGGTCTGGCGCAGATTGGCTTCTGCCTGTTCGCGCTCCCGGACTTCCTGTTCCAGCAACACGTTCGTCTTGCGGAGGTCGGCCGTTCGGCTCTGGACCCGGCGTTCAAGACGAAGGGCCGAGGCCCTGTTCCTGCGCGCCTGACGCATGAAAGCCTCGCGCCTCGCGATCAATACCCAGATACCGCCCGCCGCGATAACGCACACAAGCAGGGCGACCAGCATGGCCCACCCGGCGCTCTGTCTGGCGTCCTTGATGTCGACCAAGGTTCTGACTTCCCAGCCCAGAACAGGCAGGTCTTCGGCAAGCTGCATATGCAAACCTGCATTTCGAGCTGCGGGCAACAGCAACTCGAGACGCCCCGGCAAGGTCAAGTCCGCAATATCAGAACCAGGATCGATATCATCGAACTGTTTCCCACGCCAAAAGGGTACATTTGTAACAACGACCCTGCCCGAACTGTTAATGGCAACAATCGGATCCTTGCTGAGGGCCCAGGCCTGTTCAACATCGTCGAGGCTGACCCTGACCGCCAAAACGCCGACCAGAGCATTGTTCCTGCGTAACGGAGACGCGAACACATAGTTGGACGGTGAAATGGGAGTTCCCGGGATCAATTGACGACCAAGTTGCCCCTGACGCGCTTGTTCAAATGCAATCCGGATGGTCTCGCTGCCACCGATAGCGCCAGCCGGAACGCCGCTCCTGCTGGAAACGGACACATTGCCTTGCGGATCCATGATCCAGACTTCCTCAGCCCCCGACATGCCGGCGGCGATGGCGGCAATACCCGGATCGGTGTTGTCGTGCTTTTCCAACAGCAACTGCGCGACATCAGGCCCACGTGCGAGCAAGGGAGACAAGAGGCGAAACTTGTCGAGAAGACGTTCCAGAACGGCAGACTGCACAGCCAGATTGGCCTCTGCCCGGGTTTCCTGCTCTGCAAGGGTAATGCGCAAACTCGCAAGCCCGGTCAGCCAGATAAGGGCAAGCGTGGCGACGACCATGACGGCCCCGATCGCAAATTTCAGCCTTTTCGAGGCCGGACGCTTGGTTCTGCTTATCATTCGGCCAGTATAACCAAGGATCTGCAAGCCGAAAGCCTGCCAATAGAAGCAGAAGGCACGCGAATTCTTCTAGAGTGTCAATTCGGCCTGGCTCGCAAGAGCTGGCGCTCTTTGCCGGCGGTCGATGGCTACACTCTTGATGAGAACGCTCACTCTTTTGCCTGCTGAGAGCCCGAGATCAGCAACAGATGCTCTGGTTATGCGGGCGCGCAATGTCTGTCCGCTTACAGAACACAGAATTTCCGCGTAGGGACCGGTTTCTTCAGAAATGCTGCTGATGGTTGCCTCGAAGCAATTGCGGATCGACAACCCTTTGGGCGGTGATAGCGCCAGAGCAACGTCCCGAGCCCTGATACGCAAGCGCACGGCATCGCCGATATCACCGACCTTGCCGGGGATCTGAAGAACCGCGGATCCGATATCGACAAGGCAAAGTCCCCATTCCTGGTCGATTCCTGCGATTTTTCCTTCAATAAGCGCACCGGCCTCGTGACGACCTGTTGCCCGACCAAGGTCTGTTCGCGTCAACATTTCGGCGACCGGACCGTAGGCTGGCGTTTGTCCGTCGGACAAGATCACCAGTGTGTTCGACAATCGCGCGACTTCTTCAATCGAGTGGCTGACATAAAGGATCGGCAATCCTGCTTCCACGCACAAGCGATCAAGATAGGGAAGAATGTCGTTGCGACGGGCCTGATCGAGATTGGCCAGAGGCTCGTCCATGATCAGCAGACGTGGATCTGAAAGAAGAGCCCGTCCGATTGCCACCCTCTGTCTTTCACCACCTGACAGCGTTGCCGGCTTGCGTTCAAGAAGGCTTTGAAGGCCCAGAAGTTCGACAACTTCACCAAAATCCCGACCGGGCGTGCGTCTTCCTGCCCAACGGGAATAGGTGAGGTTCGACTTGACGCTAAGATGCGGAAACAGGCGAGCGTCTTGAAAGACGTGACCGATCCGCCTTTGTTGAACTGGCAGATCGATACCGTTTGACGAATCGAAGACCACCGTGCCGTTGACGACAATGTGGCCCTTCTCCGGCTTGATCAGCCCTGCGATCATATTGGTCAGCGTTGTTTTGCCCGCGCCGGACTGGCCGAACAATGAGGTGACCCCGCCGGCACTTTCAAAGCAGGCGTTCAAGTCCATTTCGCCGAGTTTGCCAGTGATGTCGACGCTAAGCATCGGCACCCCCTATTCTGTTGCGCAATCGGCGCGCCAACAGTTCAGAGGCAATCAGTGCGGCAAATGCCACGAAGGCTGCAATCAGTGTCAAACGGAAGGCTGCAATGTCTCCGCTGGGTGTTTGTGTTGCCGTATAAAGCGCCAATGCCAACGTACGGGTCTCACCGGGAATGTTGGAGACAAACGTAATCGTAGCGCCAAATTCCCCCATCGCCTTGGCGAATCCCAAAATCGCGCCTCCAAGAATACCCGGAAGAGCGAGCGGCAGCGAAATAGTCAGGAAAGCCGTGAGCCGGCGCGCGCCAAGTGACTTGGCCGCATCTTCCAGCTTGGGATCAACTGCCTCAAATGAAAGGCGGATGGGGCGGACCATGAGCGGAAACGCCATGACGCCTGCGGCAAGTGCCGCACCGGTCCAGTTGAATGCAAAGCTGACGCCAAAGGTGTTGTCGAGAAAGGACCCGATTGGTCCCTTTTTGCCGAATGCCAGAAGAAGCACATAGCCCGTGACAACAGGTGGCAGAACAAGGGGCAGATGCACAAGGGCGTTGACAACACCGTGGCCGGGAAACCGAAACCGCGCAAGCAGATAGGCAACAAGAACGGCCATCGGAAGCGCAAATGCCAGGGCGACGCTTGCCACCTTGAGGGTCAGGATCAGAGCCTGCCATTCGGCCGGTTGAAGATCGAAAAAATCCACGTGCGCCCAGTCTGTTGGATCCAATGGCTGCGCCCGATCCGCAGCCTAGCCTTCCTTATCGGTTAGAAAGCCCGATGAGTGCAAGATCTCTTGCGCGACAGGTCCTGCGAGGAACTGAAGAAACCGGTCTGTGTGCGCATGTGACCCATTCACTGTTTGCGCGGCCAGATACCGGATCCTGGGGTGACGATCTTCGGGAAATTCGTAAACGACCAGCGCGTCGGGTGCGACAACTGCATCTGTCCGGTAAACAAGACCAAAAGGAACGTCGCCGCGAGCCACCGCAGCCAACACGATACGCACATTGTCCATTGGCGCGAGATGCGACGAAACACGATCCCAAAGCCCGAGGGCTTGAAGGGCAGCTTTTCCATATCGGCCAGCGGGGACAGTTTCCGGGTCCGCAATTGCCAGACGCTCGCCCTCCAACCGCACTGGAAGGTCGGAAGCGCCAGGTTTGAGTTGTGGGCTGCCTGCCGGTGCCAACAATACAAGCCGATTGGATGCGATTTCTCGAACGGACCCCAGCACGACGGCCTGCCGATCAACGACATAGTCCATCCATTCCGCATCAGCTGATACGAACGCATCGGCGGGTGCACCTGCTTCTATCTGGCGCGCAAGCGTTCCGGTTCCGGCAAAGGAAAAGAGAACACTCGTTCCGCTTTCTTCGGCGAAGGCCGTACCGATTTCTTCCATCGCCTCGCGCATGCTGGCCGCCGCAAATACGGTGAGTGGCTGATCGGCCCGCGCAGGAACAACCAGCAAGATCGACAGTACAAGGGCTTTTAAGATGTCCAGCAAGCAGTCACCACTTTTTCGATTTCACGATGCATCAGCATTTATGCACCATCCAAAAACGCATCAATAGGCCAGCCTGTTTCTTCTGAAGGCGATTTGGGTTGTTCACGCGATTGTCTTCGCCTGCTTCAACTTGAAAAGACAAGAGCGCCAATCAATTCTGCCTTTAGCCGGGTCGGGCGAAAACACAAGTCATTCGGTAACTTCAGACGAATGCGAGAGGAATGACATATGACAATCGAACTGGTTTCACAGGTCCCTGATGTCGACATCTATCTGCAACTGCGCACGAATGGTGGCCTGAGCGGTTATGACCGGAACGCTGCCGAAATCGGATTGAAGAACAGCCTTTTCTCCGTTCTGTTGCTGGACGAGGGAACACCGATTGGCATGGGACGCCTGATCGGCGACGGCGGCTGTTTCGTTCAAGTGACCGACATAGTCGTGCTGCCCGCGTACCAGGGCCTGGGATTGGGGAAGCGTATCATGGCAGCCCTGACCGAATTCATAGAAACCAGACTCCCACCGACAACCTATGTCAGTCTGATCGCCGACGTGCCTGCAAACAAGCTTTATGAACAGTTCGGCTTTCGTGAGACCGCCCCAGCCTCTATTGGCATGTCCAGGCGGTCAAGCTGACCCTGTTTACGTAATTCTTACGCCTGCACCACTAGAATGAAGCTCCATCGGCTCCGGGGTTTTTGCAAGTGTCCAATCAGGTTCAGCGCAATCTGGAAAACGCATTCCTATTCGTTTTCAGGACAACTCGCGCAGTGTACCGCCCGCTCAAATCCTGGATTGGGGCCGGATTGCTCGGTCTTTTTATCCTGATGACAGCCGCCGTGGTGCATGTTTTTCCGCTCTCCAACTGGGATATGTTCGCCTATACTGCGGTCATTCTCGAACCAGCGGCGGAAGACAGAAACGATCTGCATCGGCAGACATACGGGTTTGTGAGGGAGAACCTTTCGGAGGGTGAATTCCTTACGCTGACACAGGACAGGCCCTACCGGATCCGTCAGGCGCAAGATCCGGACGCTTTCGTGACGATGCTCAGCTTCTATCGCCTGAAGATCCTATATGTTGAAACGGCAAAACTGCTAAGCGGTTTCATGGATCCGGTGAAGGCGTTGCGGCTTGTTTCATTTGTGTCTGCCATTGCCGTTGGAGCACTCCTGATGATTTGGCTCGCCCGAACGGGTACGCTGATGTATGGACCGGTTATCGTTGCTCTTTTGATCTTTGCGGATTTCGGCGGTACTGCCCAGCTGATCTCACCGGATCTTTATGCCACGGTTTTTCTGCTCGCCGCAGCGTTCCTTTATCTGGAACGGCTAGATATTGCGTCAGCCGCATGCCTGGTTGCGGCCTTTTTAATCCGACCCGACCATCTGGCCTTCATCGGTGTCTTTTTCGTCTTCGCCGCCATTTATGGCCATGGCCGATGGACCATGACGGGCTGTTTTGTTGTCTGCTTCGGTATTTATTATTGGCTGACACGCGTATCCGATCATCCCGGCTGGTGGGTTCATATGTGGTTCACCCACGTGGAATATGTTCCAACGCTTGAAGGGTTCGACCCTCCTTTTTCTCCAATTACTTATGTTCAGATGCTCGTGCGTTCGACGGTCAGGTCGTTGATGAGCCAAACGTGGCTTGCGCTGCTCTTTGCCGAGATGCTGTTCTTCGCCAAATGCATCACGCTGTCCGAACTGCGTGACCGGGAACGCGTACTACTCTATGCCGTCGTTGCATCTATCTGTGCCAAATATCTCGTGTTTCCGCATTTCGAGACGCGCTTTTATCTGCCGTATCTCACGATCATCGGCATGGTTCTGTTGGTTGCCTGGCATCGCCAAAGGGAACCCCGCGCCAATGTCAGTCCCTGAGTCTGACGAACTGCTCGCAAATCGGGTCGTTTCCGGAAAAGCCCCCTCCTAATGTTGTTTCGAACTACTAGGAGCCCACCATGTTTCAGATACACCCACTTCCAGCAAACGAGTTCTCGCACCTTTTTGGCCTTTCAGACGCCCAATTGGCCGAAAAGAAAGTCCAGGTGCTCATTTCCGACGGCGCTTTCCCTTGCCGCGTATCGCTCACCGATGTTGCAGCAGGAGAACGGGTTCTTCTGCTCAATTTCGAACATCAGCCCGGCGATACTCCCTATAGGTCGCGTCACGCAATTTTTGTCAAAGACGACGCCCATGAAGCCGAGCTGGAAGCCGATGTCATTCCCCAATCCATTGTTTCCCGATTTCTGTCCGTGCGTGCCTTCAACAGGCAGCATGAGATAATCGACGCAGACGTTGTGAAGGGAACGGAGGTTGAAACCCTGATAGCTTCCTTTTTTGAAAACCCCGATGTCGACTATCTTCACCTGCACTATGCGGGACGCGGCTGTTTCGCAGCCAAAGTGACCCGCGCACAGGCGTAGGCACCAGCGGGCAAGCTTCGAATTTCAATCGTCCTGAAAGGCTCTTGTTGAGTTCTTCAGGACGATTTTTTGTGTTTTGTCCAGCGCAGTGTATGTGGACACGTTCGAAAATGGCCTCAGGCCCGGGAAATTGACGCCCCGTGCAGCGAATTGGCGCATGCAAGCCCTCGACCAACGCTCCAATTGGCGCCCTTTTTCAGGTTAAACTGGATCTTACGCGGAACGCGCCTCACCCGCATAAAGGAACGAAATGCCGTTTGAAACTTCAGGTTACTCGTGTAGCCTGATACTATCATAGGGAGTATTGCGTCATGCCAACTGCAGCCAGCCGCCGCACCGCCTTCAAAGCATTGCACGAAAAAGGCAGAGCCTTCCTCATGCCCAACCCTTTTGATATCGGTTCTGCCCGAATTCTCGATGGTCTGCGTTTTGACGCAATGGCCACGTCGAGTGCCGGCTATGCGTGGACACAGGGTGTGCGCGATGCTGAGGGACTGATCAGCAGGGATGCTGCGCTGGCACATGCTGCGGACATTATCGGGGCCTGTGGTGTTCCGGTAAACGGCGACCTTGAAAACGGCTTCGGCGACGCACCCGAAGAGGTCGTGGAGACTGTGAAAGGAGCCATAGAAGTCGGCCTCGCAGGCTGCTCTATCGAGGACTACACGACTGATCCCAAAAACCCCTATTATTCACTCGAACTCGCAGTGGAGCGTATCAAGGCGGCAGTTGATGCAAAAAATGCGATCGCTCCAGACTTTGTTCTGACCGCGCGCAGCGAAGGTCCGGTCAAGACGGATCACGAACTGGAAGAAACAATCAAGAGACTGAACGCCTTCGTCGAAGCCGGGGCCGATTGTGTTTATGCACCCCAGCTGAAGGACAAGGACCAGATCGTGCATGTTCTGTCCAAGGTCAATGCGCCGCTCAACATCCTCGCCGGGCGGAAGAACTTTCATTTAACGCGCAAGGAACTCGGTGACCTCGGCGTTACCCGCGTTTCAATCG belongs to Roseibium porphyridii and includes:
- the sigJ gene encoding RNA polymerase sigma factor SigJ — its product is MFETARPRLLGLAYRMLGSMADAEDAVQDTFLSWQKLDKASVANADAYLTTICTNRCLDGLKAAHRKRLDYVGPWIPEPLQLAGDTDPEADLNRAQSLTTAFLLLLERLSPKERAAYLLREVFGTPYEDVAETLNLSVPSCRQLVSRAAKHIKDPASRFVPPPDHQKRMLSAFLEALESGSTEQLSGLLSETVRFQSDGGGKTTALGRVLEGRGDVAKYVALILRRLWGGAPVLPCSINGLRGIVVLENMRVVTALTLSYDGDGRIDGIFVVRNPEKLKALATPLHHDPNSGALWQ
- a CDS encoding carboxymuconolactone decarboxylase family protein; amino-acid sequence: MTNVTPVNHHQNIPTVAKSFIAASGEIGNADLAPKLRHLVDLRASQMNQCAFCVKMHTEEALADGESQERLQRLVVWRHVDDFTPAEKAAFAWTEALTDLNPDTDYGRLRADLRNHFEDAQISAITAAIAMINLWNRVQVSNH
- a CDS encoding sigma-54-dependent transcriptional regulator; amino-acid sequence: MDHATVLLVDDEEDLRRSLGQGLELSGQDVFATGVAEEALERISRDFYGVLITDIRMPGTDGFQVMKQAFEIDPALPVVLITGHGDVPLAVEAMRAGAYDFLEKPFSVSHLASVVERALDRRRLVLENRKLREELADRTGLESRLVGRTPAMELLRRNVTALAATDADVLILGETGSGKEVVSRALHDEGPRKDKPFVALNCGALPAEIIESELFGHEKGAFTGASGQRIGKLEHAHGGTVFLDEIESMPLELQVKLLRVIENRTIERLGSNKPIELDVRFIAATKEDLEAAGKEGRFRLDLFYRLNVVNVAIPPLRDRLEDIPLLFRHLTVEARARYRREIPDIGDDYLAGLMTRDWPGNVRELRNVADRFVLGLEQMPEVQSGAGATLFEQVASYERTLIAAELKRNDGAIKPTYENLGLSRKALYEKMRKYELGKDEVLSA
- a CDS encoding ATP-binding protein — protein: MISRTKRPASKRLKFAIGAVMVVATLALIWLTGLASLRITLAEQETRAEANLAVQSAVLERLLDKFRLLSPLLARGPDVAQLLLEKHDNTDPGIAAIAAGMSGAEEVWIMDPQGNVSVSSRSGVPAGAIGGSETIRIAFEQARQGQLGRQLIPGTPISPSNYVFASPLRRNNALVGVLAVRVSLDDVEQAWALSKDPIVAINSSGRVVVTNVPFWRGKQFDDIDPGSDIADLTLPGRLELLLPAARNAGLHMQLAEDLPVLGWEVRTLVDIKDARQSAGWAMLVALLVCVIAAGGIWVLIARREAFMRQARRNRASALRLERRVQSRTADLRKTNVLLEQEVREREQAEANLRQTQAELVQAAKLATLGRMSAALSHEYNQPLAAIRSDAEIAGMLIDRNRADEAKTNLSRIGGMVARMAEIAKTLKGFTRKSGTDIKPVSLRQVIDEATLLLQPQIKQKEVRLDLDLPEQDIIVKGGRIRLEQVVINLLSNAVDAVGANPLPHVKLSLHRQGTEAVLTVSDNGPGIDGEVLPQIFDPFFTTKEVGAGLGLGLSIAYKIVHDFSGSLKASNLDDGGAVFTMRLPVADETVLAAE
- the modC gene encoding molybdenum ABC transporter ATP-binding protein, which translates into the protein MPMLSVDITGKLGEMDLNACFESAGGVTSLFGQSGAGKTTLTNMIAGLIKPEKGHIVVNGTVVFDSSNGIDLPVQQRRIGHVFQDARLFPHLSVKSNLTYSRWAGRRTPGRDFGEVVELLGLQSLLERKPATLSGGERQRVAIGRALLSDPRLLIMDEPLANLDQARRNDILPYLDRLCVEAGLPILYVSHSIEEVARLSNTLVILSDGQTPAYGPVAEMLTRTDLGRATGRHEAGALIEGKIAGIDQEWGLCLVDIGSAVLQIPGKVGDIGDAVRLRIRARDVALALSPPKGLSIRNCFEATISSISEETGPYAEILCSVSGQTLRARITRASVADLGLSAGKRVSVLIKSVAIDRRQRAPALASQAELTL
- the modB gene encoding molybdate ABC transporter permease subunit, encoding MDFFDLQPAEWQALILTLKVASVALAFALPMAVLVAYLLARFRFPGHGVVNALVHLPLVLPPVVTGYVLLLAFGKKGPIGSFLDNTFGVSFAFNWTGAALAAGVMAFPLMVRPIRLSFEAVDPKLEDAAKSLGARRLTAFLTISLPLALPGILGGAILGFAKAMGEFGATITFVSNIPGETRTLALALYTATQTPSGDIAAFRLTLIAAFVAFAALIASELLARRLRNRIGGADA
- the modA gene encoding molybdate ABC transporter substrate-binding protein — protein: MLDILKALVLSILLVVPARADQPLTVFAAASMREAMEEIGTAFAEESGTSVLFSFAGTGTLARQIEAGAPADAFVSADAEWMDYVVDRQAVVLGSVREIASNRLVLLAPAGSPQLKPGASDLPVRLEGERLAIADPETVPAGRYGKAALQALGLWDRVSSHLAPMDNVRIVLAAVARGDVPFGLVYRTDAVVAPDALVVYEFPEDRHPRIRYLAAQTVNGSHAHTDRFLQFLAGPVAQEILHSSGFLTDKEG
- a CDS encoding GNAT family N-acetyltransferase, with translation MTIELVSQVPDVDIYLQLRTNGGLSGYDRNAAEIGLKNSLFSVLLLDEGTPIGMGRLIGDGGCFVQVTDIVVLPAYQGLGLGKRIMAALTEFIETRLPPTTYVSLIADVPANKLYEQFGFRETAPASIGMSRRSS
- a CDS encoding DUF1203 domain-containing protein translates to MFQIHPLPANEFSHLFGLSDAQLAEKKVQVLISDGAFPCRVSLTDVAAGERVLLLNFEHQPGDTPYRSRHAIFVKDDAHEAELEADVIPQSIVSRFLSVRAFNRQHEIIDADVVKGTEVETLIASFFENPDVDYLHLHYAGRGCFAAKVTRAQA
- a CDS encoding isocitrate lyase/PEP mutase family protein → MPTAASRRTAFKALHEKGRAFLMPNPFDIGSARILDGLRFDAMATSSAGYAWTQGVRDAEGLISRDAALAHAADIIGACGVPVNGDLENGFGDAPEEVVETVKGAIEVGLAGCSIEDYTTDPKNPYYSLELAVERIKAAVDAKNAIAPDFVLTARSEGPVKTDHELEETIKRLNAFVEAGADCVYAPQLKDKDQIVHVLSKVNAPLNILAGRKNFHLTRKELGDLGVTRVSIGAGLARIAYGAFIAAAEDMKDGGSFGSFDRADSVADSTVDFESFMKARP